The Synechococcus sp. BL107 nucleotide sequence TGCATCACGCGATAGATCGAGCCAAAAACGTCGAGATAAGCAGCGGTACCAACGTTGCCCTTATCAGGAGGGAAGCTGAAAACGGTGATAGCGAGTTTCTTATCGACCCGGGGTTTAGTCCGCAATGAGGACCAACGAATCGCCCGTTCAGCAATCGCATCGATGCGATCTTGAAGGGTGTGAGCCTTACCAGTCGCGTCATCCCGACCCGACAGCACGATGGGCTCGATCGCACCATCCAGCTCAGGAATGGCAATCTGAAGAGCCACCTGCACCGGATGCAAGCCGAGGTCGCTGCCCTCCCATTCCTGGGTGGTTTGGAACACCAACGGCAACGCCACCATGTAGGGGCGATTGAGCTTCTTCAGAGACTCAATCGCCTTGGGGTGATCCTGACGAGCGGGTCCCCCGACAAGCGCGAATCCCGTTAGGGACACAATCCCATCCACCAAGGACTGCTCTGGATTGAGCGGGTCGTAGAAAAAAGCGTTAACTGGTTTTGAAAAGTCCAATCCACCACAGAAGATCGGAATCACCCGAGCACCGCGGTACTCCAATTCTTGGATCGTGGCGACGTAGTGGGCATCGTCTCCCGTCACGATGTGGCTGCGTTGCAACACCAAGCCAATCAGCGGACCATTTCTGGCCTGTTCCGATAAATCGGTGCGGCTTGCGTTCCAATTCAGGTATTCCTTGAGATCTTCAAACATCGATGGAGCCAAGGGATGCCAGATCCCGAGATCTGGAAACACCTCTGGTTCCGCCACTTGAATCGCTGCACGCTCTTCACCCTCAGCGGGGGGGAAGACGTATTTATCCGCCAGCATCAGCAGGAAATTCCGGAGATTGTCCGGGGTTCCTCCAAGCCAATACTGGAAGCTGAGCATGAAGCTGCGAGCATCCTGGGCTTTTTCCACCGGCAGGTATTTGAGAACCGTTGGAAGTGTGTTCAGCAGCTTGAGCATGGCGTCTTGAAATCCAGCCCCACCGGATTCCTTTCGCTTTTTCATGAAGCCGGCAATCGCACTTTTGCTCTGGCCGAGCTGCGCCATCGAGAAGCTGCCGAGCTTGTTCAGCCGCATCACCTCTGGCATCGAGGGGAAGACAACGGCTGCTTTTAAACGATCGCGGTGGGGGGCAACGGCATCGACCACTTTTTGGGCCAAATCTTCGATAAAAATCAGCGAAGCAATAAAAACGTCTGCCTCAGCTACATCGGCACAAAAATCGGCGTAATTGTCGTCATCACGCAACTCTTCGATGAGATACCCGCTCAACTCGATCCCGAGCTCAGCGCCGGCGGCGTTTAACGCATTGGCGGCTTGGGTCAGTGCGTTTTGGTACTGGGGCTCCAGCACCACGTACACCGCCTTCATCACTGACTTGTGGCTTTGACCTTCAACAGGGGCTACCCGGCGATCTGCGGAGCGGACCTGCGTGAACATCTGAGCACTGTGAACGATGTTAAGAACCTAAACGTGACTTCCATCGAGAGCTTGAAAAGTATCGATTGGTTGCGATTGGTCTTCACCCATGCGGGCCCATAGGCTTTGGGTGTTCGCGCCGCTTCGATGTCCTCTCCAATTCCTGTTGTTGTTGCGGGAGCTCTTGGCCGCATGGGCGCAGAAGTCATCAGGGCCGTGCTGAATGCTGAGGACTGCCAGTTGGTGGGTGCGATCGACAACACCCCTGGGAAGGAGGGGGTTGATGTTGGGCTAGAGCTTGGAATCAAAGAACTCGAGGTCGCCGTCACAGCCGATTTCGAAGGTTGCCTTTGTGCCGTAAGCCAATCGGTACGGAATTCCAACCAAAGCGCTGTGTTGGTGGACTTCACCCATCCTTCTGTGGTGTTTGATCACACCAGAGCTGCAATCGCCTACGGCGTGCATCCCGTGATTGGCACAACAGGTCTCAGCCCAACGCAACTGAACGATCTCACCGAATTTTCAGCCAAAGCTTCGATTGGAGGGGCAGTGATTCCCAATTTCTCCGTGGGGATGGTGCTCTTGCAGCAAGCTGCGGCGGCAGCGGCCCGCTTCTATGACCACGCCGAGCTAACCGAGCTTCATCACAACCGCAAAGCGGATGCTCCGAGTGGCACCTGCATCAAAACAGCCGAACTCATGGAAGAGGTCAAACAAAGCTTCAACCCAGCGGAGGTGGATGAGCATGAATCGCTGCAAGGTTCACGGGGAGGAGTTCGGGACAGCGGACTCCGTCTGCATTCCCTCCGTTTACCAGGACTGGTGGCCCACCAAGAAGTGATGTTTGGCGCCCCAGGCGAGACCTATACCCTTCGCCACGACACGATTGATCGCTCGGCGTACATGCCAGGCGTTTTGCTCACCGTGCGAAAAGTTGGCTCCCTCCAACAACTGGTCTATGGCCTGGAAAGGCTGATTTGAAACAAGACTGATGCTGATTCCGCTCCGTCCTGGTGAACTGCAGCGGCTGATTCCAGCCGTCGCTACAGCAGGCCAATTTCGTTTTTCCCTTGGCTCACCTCAAGAGATCCTGCAACGGGTGATGGTGGCCGCGATTGGTGGCGTGATCACATTGCTGATTAGCCAAAGTCAAATGTCGAGCCGTTGGGGGCCCTTTTGGCTCGTGGCGGGCGTGGTTTTTTTGCTCTACATCCTTTGGGGTCCGATTCTTCAGGCAGGGCAGCGCAATGCCACGTTGCGCCGCTATCCCTCCGCGGCACTTTTTGAAGGGGAGGTCGCCAAAGTCATCACGCGCGAACGCGTCGAAAACCGCCATGAGCAGGCCGATAGTCGCGGAAAACTGGAGTTGATCGAGAATCGACGCACCTGGATGCTGTTGGAGCTCGAAGACGAGGATGGCTACTTAGGCCGGGTGGCTTTTCCAATGGAGAAAAGCCACAAAACGATTCGAGAAGGAACGGTAATTCGCTGTTTGGTTTTAAGCGAGCGGAAAGATTTTTCGCGGATTGGAGCGCTCAGCGACGCGTGGATCCCAGGATTGCGGCTGTGGGTTGGGGAGTACCCCTATCTGCTGAGGCCAGCCTTTGAAGAGCTTTGCCGACTTCGTATATCCAGGGCGGCCAAAAATTGAGCGGTTTGTAACGATTCCGCAAAGTTGGTTTACACTTCTTCGCAAAGACGCCTTCGGATGTCCATGACTCAATCCACTCCTTCATCACCAGTGATCCGTGGCGCCACCGTCACCACCGAAGATGGCGGCCGTCTCAATGCTTTCGCAGCAGAGCCCCGTATGGAAGTTGTTGAAGCAACACAGGGCTGGGGCTTTCACGATCGTGCCGAGAAGCTGAACGGGCGTCTCGCCATGCTCGGCTTCATCGCACTGATGGCAACTGAGATCGCCATGGGTGGCGAAGCTTTCACCCACGGTTTGCTCGGCCTCGGCTGATTCTCACGGTTAACCGGCATGACTCGCCACACTCTTGTGATGGCGAGTTTTTTATTGGAAACCCATGTCATGGGAGCCGGTCCGACCGGTTGCATGGTGGCCTTGGCCTTAGCGCAACAAAACCAACGCGTGGTTTTGTTTGACCCTCAAGCCTTTGACGCACTGACATCTCGTAGTCGTGCCTATGCCATCACCCATTCAAGCCGGCGACTCATGCAGAGCTTGGGTCTTTGGGATGAACTCCAAAAGGATTTGGTGGCCTTCGAACAGCTTGACCTCCGCGATCTTGCGGCAGGTCGTCAGGTGATTTTCGTTGCAGAGGATTTGGCGAAGAAAAACCGCGGCCATCGCGGGATCGGATGGATCCTTGACCACCGACCATTGATGACTGTTCTGTTGCGCAAGCTTCAACAGTCAGGGCTCGTTGAGATGCATCTTGGTGGCGAGGCCGCTCCGATACCGAGCCCCGACAGCCTTGTTATTGCAGCCGATGGACCGTCATCTCCAACACGAAAAAGCTGGGGTATTCACTGTTGGCAGCACCGCTACCGCCAGGGATGCTTAACCGCCAAGGTGGTTCTTCGAGGTATCCAAGCCAATCAGGCCTGCGAATTATTTCGGCCTGAAGGTCCGCTGGCCGTCTTACCGCTTGGCAACGACCACTTCCAAGTGGTTTGGAGCGCACCGATGGAGCGCTGCCAAGAGCGCTGCGCGTTAGCTCCAAGCGAGTTTCTGGACCAACTGGCTGGGATTTTGCCCCAGGGGATCGATCCAGACCTTCTTTTGGATCAACCGAAGGCCTTTCCCCAACAATGGATGCTGGCGCATCGTCTCAGCCGAGGTCGAGGTGTTTTGATCGGAGAGGCTGGGCATCGCTGTCACCCGGTGGGTGGACAAGGCTTAAACCTCTGTTGGCGAGATGTGGATGTTTTGGTGAGATCGGTGCAAAAAGGCGGTTCCGCCAAGCGGATCGCAGCCCGCTACGGACGTCAACGCTGGATCGACCTGATCTTGGTTGGTTCTGCCACCGACTTACTGGTGCGATGTTTCTCGAATCGCATCAGCCTGCTTGTTGGTCTTAGGCGGATCGCCTTGCAATTGCTGAAGCACAGTGTTGGCTTGCGCCAACTCAGCCTCCGGGCCATGACCGATGGCCCCCTGCAAATCGGGCGAGCGTTGCCAGACTGACCTGTGAAGCGGGGTCGCCATGGTGATGTGCAGCCATCCACAGCCATCCGCAGCAGAGGAACTCGAGCAGTTTTTATTGCGGCGTGTTGGATTAAGCCTGAACGCCCTGCAGCTGGGATTGCGTCAGGCAGAGCTTGAACAAGCTCCCTTACCGATTGTTTTGTGGAGCTTCGGGTTACTCAACTTGGAGCAACTCCAAACGGTGCTGGATTGGCAGGATGCTCAGTCGTAGGCCAGTAATGATTCAACGGGTTGGTCCTGGGGCAACACAGTCCTGCCACCAAGCCCCTTGAGTTCGATCACAAACGTAAATCCCACCAAACGTCCACCGGCCAGGGTGACCAACTGAGCGGTTGCAGCAGCCGTGCCGCCCGTAGCGAGTAGGTCGTCCACCACCAACACCCTCGGTTGGGCTGCCAGTGCGTCGGCCTGAATTTCAAGCCGGTCGCTGCCGTACTCCAACGAATAATCAATTCCCACCACTTCGCCGGGCAACTTGCCGGGCTTACGAACCGGCACAAAGCCAAGGCCACACTGATGGGCGAGGGGAGCACCGACGATGAACCCCCGGGATTCGATCCCGACAATCAAATCCGGACGAGTTTGCTCACACACCAGGGAAAGCTGGCGGATCACCTCCGCGACAGCTTCAGGGGAACGCAGCATCGGATTGATGTCTCGAAACAGAATCCCAGGCTTGGGAAAATCTGGAATCGTCCGGATATGAGAAGCAAAATCGACCAAAGACATTGCAGTGACTGACTAGAGGGGGTTTTGAGGAGAGGTGTAAAAAGACACCTATAAAGACACCGCAAAAAGACACCTGTGTT carries:
- a CDS encoding adenine phosphoribosyltransferase, which translates into the protein MSLVDFASHIRTIPDFPKPGILFRDINPMLRSPEAVAEVIRQLSLVCEQTRPDLIVGIESRGFIVGAPLAHQCGLGFVPVRKPGKLPGEVVGIDYSLEYGSDRLEIQADALAAQPRVLVVDDLLATGGTAAATAQLVTLAGGRLVGFTFVIELKGLGGRTVLPQDQPVESLLAYD
- a CDS encoding high light inducible protein, with the protein product MTQSTPSSPVIRGATVTTEDGGRLNAFAAEPRMEVVEATQGWGFHDRAEKLNGRLAMLGFIALMATEIAMGGEAFTHGLLGLG
- the dapB gene encoding 4-hydroxy-tetrahydrodipicolinate reductase, with product MSSPIPVVVAGALGRMGAEVIRAVLNAEDCQLVGAIDNTPGKEGVDVGLELGIKELEVAVTADFEGCLCAVSQSVRNSNQSAVLVDFTHPSVVFDHTRAAIAYGVHPVIGTTGLSPTQLNDLTEFSAKASIGGAVIPNFSVGMVLLQQAAAAAARFYDHAELTELHHNRKADAPSGTCIKTAELMEEVKQSFNPAEVDEHESLQGSRGGVRDSGLRLHSLRLPGLVAHQEVMFGAPGETYTLRHDTIDRSAYMPGVLLTVRKVGSLQQLVYGLERLI
- a CDS encoding DUF2949 domain-containing protein encodes the protein MVMCSHPQPSAAEELEQFLLRRVGLSLNALQLGLRQAELEQAPLPIVLWSFGLLNLEQLQTVLDWQDAQS
- a CDS encoding FAD-dependent monooxygenase, which translates into the protein MTRHTLVMASFLLETHVMGAGPTGCMVALALAQQNQRVVLFDPQAFDALTSRSRAYAITHSSRRLMQSLGLWDELQKDLVAFEQLDLRDLAAGRQVIFVAEDLAKKNRGHRGIGWILDHRPLMTVLLRKLQQSGLVEMHLGGEAAPIPSPDSLVIAADGPSSPTRKSWGIHCWQHRYRQGCLTAKVVLRGIQANQACELFRPEGPLAVLPLGNDHFQVVWSAPMERCQERCALAPSEFLDQLAGILPQGIDPDLLLDQPKAFPQQWMLAHRLSRGRGVLIGEAGHRCHPVGGQGLNLCWRDVDVLVRSVQKGGSAKRIAARYGRQRWIDLILVGSATDLLVRCFSNRISLLVGLRRIALQLLKHSVGLRQLSLRAMTDGPLQIGRALPD